The Myroides phaeus DNA segment CTTTGCTCAAAGAGCTGAATTTCCAAAACACCTTGTACCTGGATTAGCAGAAATAGGTGGTTTTGGTCCCTATATACCAACAGAGTACGGAGGTGCTGGGTTAGACCAAATTTCTTATGGTTTAATTATGCAAGAAATTGAAAGAGGAGATTCTGGAATCCGTTCAACTTCATCTGTGCAATCTTCTTTAGTTATGTATCCTATTTGGAAATATGGTAATGAAGACCAACGCAATAAATACTTACCAAAACTTGCTTCTGGAGAATTCATTGGATGTTTTGGATTAACAGAACCAGATTATGGTTCTAATCCAGGAGGTATGATTACTAATTTTAAAGATATGGGAGACCACTATCTTTTAAATGGAGCCAAAATGTGGATCTCAAATGCTCCTTTCGCTGATATTGCAGTAGTTTGGGCTAAAAATGAAGAAGGAAGAATACACGGGTTAATCGTTGAAAGAGGAATGGAAGGTTTTTCAACTCCTGAAACACACAATAAATGGTCATTAAGAGCTTCTGCAACAGGAGAGTTAATTTTTGACAACGTAAAAGTTCCAAAAGAAAACCTATTACCAAATAAATCTGGATTAGGAGCACCACTTGGTTGTCTTGATTCAGCTCGTTATGGTATTGCTTGGGGAGCTATTGGTGCTGCAATGGATTGTTATGACACTGCCTTGAGATATTCACAAGAACGCGTTCAATTTGACAAACCGATTGGAGCAACACAATTACAACAAAAAAAATTAGCTGAAATGATTACTGAAATCACAAAAGCACAATTACTAACTTGGCGTTTGGGTGTTCTTAGAAATGAAGGAAGAGCAACTACCGCTCAGATATCAATGGCTAAGAGAAACAACGTAGCCATGGCATTAGACATTGCACGTGATGCCCGTCAGATGTTAGGAGGAATGGGAATTACTGGTGAATACTCAATTATGCGTCATATGATGAATTTAGAATCAGTAGTTACTTATGAAGGAACACACGATATTCACTTGTTAATAACAGGAATGGATGTAACTGGTTTCCCTGCATTTAAATAAAAAACATTAAAATAGATAAAGTTTATCAAAAGAGCTTCTCTTAATGGAGAAGCTTTTTTAATTTTGCGTAAAATATTATCAGAATGACTATTCAAGAAATTAACGCACAGATTGCTGAGGAAAGAAATGCTCTTCTTCAACATCCATTATATGGTAAAATTAAAACTATTCCGAACTTATGTGCTTTCATGGAAGGACACGTATATGCAGTTTGGGATTTTATGTCATTATTAAAAGCACTTCAACAAAAGTTGACTTGCACAACAACGCCTTGGTTTGCTTCAGAGCATCCACAAACGCGTTATCTAATTAATGAAATTGTACTTGCTGAAGAATCTGACTTAGCAATGGACGGAAGTCGTTTAAGTCATTTTGAAATGTATTTAGATTCAATGCACGCAGCTAAAGCTGATACAACAGCTATTGAAGCATTGATTACTACTCTTAAAAAAGGTATGCCAATCACAGAGGCAATTGACAATACAGCACTTGACGAAAATATTAAAGAATTCTTACACTTTACATTTGATGTAATTGAAAGAGGGCAAACACACGAAATTGCAGCTGCTTTTACATTCGGGAGAGAAGATTTAATTCCTGCGATGTTCACTGAAATCTTACGTGGTTTCCAAGCGAACTTCCCAGAAACAGACTTAACAAAACTTGTTTATTACTTTGAAAGACACATTGAACTTGATGGTGATGAGCACGGACCAATGGCAATGCAAATGATTGTAGAACTTTGTGGTACAGACACTCAGAAATGGGAAGATGTAGTTAGAGTATCTAAACAAGCATTAGTAAAACGTTACAAATTATGGAATGCGATTGAAAATGCTATCCAATTGCAATAAGGTTAACATTTATTAAACACTTTAAACATCGGTTTTTATTTATATTTACCAAAAAGCACGAATATGAAGAATTTACAAGGAAAAAAAGCAATTATTACTGGAGGAGGAAGAGGACTAGGAAAAGCTACAGCAATAGCATTTGCACAAGAAGGAATTGACGTTGCAATTACAGGACGAAATGAAAAGACTCTTCAAGCAACTGTAAAAGAAATTGAAGCATTAGGAGTGAAAGCTACTTATGCCGTTTTTGATGTAACAGATAAAGCAAAAGTAAAAAGTGAAATCGCTGCAGTAATCGAAAGATTAGGTGGTGTAGATATTTTAGTAAACAATGCAGGTATCTCTGAGTTCGGTAAATTTACTGATATGCCAGCAGAACGTTGGGAAGAAATCTTATTAACAAATGTTATGGGAGTTTACAACGTTACAAGAGAAGTATTACCACATTTAATAGATAAAAACGAAGGAGATATCTTTAACGTAGCTTCTACAGCAGGGTTAAATGGAAATGCAACAACATCTGCATATTCAGCTTCTAAGTTTGCCGTTATCGGTTTATCTGAATCATTAATGAAAGAGGTTCGTAAAAACAATATTCGTGTATGTACATTGACACCAAGTACAATTGCATCAGATATGTCTATTGAATTAGGATTAACAGATGGTAATCCTGACCACATTTTACAACCAGAAGATTTTGCAGAATTAATTGTTGCAACATTGAGATTACCAAGAAGAGCCATGGTTAAAACAGCATCGCTGTGGACTACCAATCCTCAATAATTTAGAGAGAAAAGAGAATTTATTTCCCTCTTATTACTTATTTTAAATACAGAAAAAACTCACTAATTATAGTGAGTTTTTTTTTATTCGTATTTTTATCAAACAGTTGTAATTTTAATTACTTTTGTCCGATTTTTAAAACGCCCATTTAGGTATGCTACGAAGACTTACAAGATTCATTTTCAAAATATTACTTCTTTTTTTCGGACTTAGTATTTTTTCAGTAATCTTTTTCAGGTTTGTTCCAATTCCATTTACTCCATTAATGTTTATTAGAGTATATGAACAAGTGAAAGATGACAAAGAAATTAAACTTGAACACAAATGGGTTTCAATTGACAAAATAAGCGTCAACCTCCAAAAAGCAGTAATTGCAAGTGAAGATGGTCATTTCTTAAAACACAATGGTTTTGATTTTAAAGCCATTGAAAAAGCAATGAAAAATAACGAGAAAGGCAAACGTATTAAAGGAGGTAGTACTATTTCTCAACAAACAGCTAAAAATGTTTTTCTATGGCCAGGGAGGAGTTATATCAGAAAAGGCTTTGAAGCATATTTTACAGTTTTAATCGAGCTTTTATGGTCTAAAGAACGTATCTTAGAGGTATACCTCAATAGCATAGAAATGGGAAATGGAGTTTATGGTGCACAAGCAGCAGCTAAACACTGGTATAAAAAAGATGCAAACAAATTGACACCTACTGAAGCCGCAGGAATTGCTGTTATTTTACCGAACCCACGAAAATACAAGGCAACAAATTCAGGGCCATATATCACTAAACGAAAACAAATTATAACAAGATATGTCAATGGATTTGGCCCACTCAATTTAAAAAAAGTAGAGAAAAGCACTAAAAAATAGAGAAATAGAGAAATAGAGAAGTATAATTATTTTTTGATACAAATTTTATAATAATTATATTTTTTAATAACTTTGAACAAATATATATTTTAAAATAAATTACTATGAAAAAATTATTGTTATCATTGGCCGTTGTTGGGATGTTATTTGCTACATCATGTAAAGACACTAAAGCAGAAGAAGGAGCTCAAGTTGAAGCTACTGCTGACTTAAGTTCTTTTGAAAACGCTACTAAAGAAGCTGAAGCTAAATTAGAAGAAGCTAAAAAAGCTGTAGAAGCTGCTGCTACTGCTGGAGACGAAAAAGCTAAAGAAGAAGCACAAAAAGCATTAGACGCTGCTCAACAAACTTGGGACGAAGCTAAAGCTAAATTAGAAGACGCTACTAAAGCTGCAAAAGAAGAAGCTGAAAAATTAGCTAACAAAGCTACTGAAGCTACTGAAGATGCTAAACAAGCTGTAGAAGACGTTAAAGATGCTGCTGCTGAAAAAGTAGAAGATGCTAAAAAAGCTGTAGAAGAAACTAAAGAAGCTGCTGCTGAAAAAGTAGAAGACGCTAAAAAAGCTGTAGAAGAAACTAAAGAAGCTGCTGCTAAAAAAGTAGAAGAAACTAAAGAAGCTGCTAACGAAGCTAAGAAGTCATTGAAAAATGCTGCTGACGCTTTCAAAAAGTAATCAGTTTACACCTTATAAATTAAAGGAGCTATTTTAGCTCCTTTTTTTTTGCTTATATGCCAAAAAACGTATCATATCATATTCATTATCAATAGCTAAATAATTTTATTCGATTAAAACCACTTTCTATTTTCTTGTTGAATAAGTAATTTTACATCAACAAAAAAAATGAATAACTATGAAAACAAATATTGGAATTACACCGGAAGCTCGTCAATCAATTACAGACATTTTATCACAATTATTAGCTGACGAGTTTGTACTATTTACAAAAACAAGAAATGCACATTACAACGTTGAAGGCATCGACTTTCACGCGATGCATTTATTCTTTGAAACACAATATGACGAATTAGAAGAAAGAATTGATGCTGTAGCAGAAAGAATTCGCCATTTAGGTCATTACGCACCTTCTTCATTAAAAGACTACCTTAGATTGACTCATTTAACTGAAGAAAGAGACAATGAAGGAAATGATAGTGCTTCTTGGATAAAAGACTTAACGAAAGACCACGAGGCCATTATTATCTTTATCAGAGAGAATATTGAAACAATTGAAGAACTTAATGATGCTGGAACAGCTGACTTCTTAATTGGATTAATGGAAGAACACGAAAAAGCAGCGTGGATGTTACGTGCCCATATAAAATAAACAATTGCTTAAGAAAAAGATAAAAGACTTGCCTATATATAGGCAAGTCTTTTACTTTATACCTACTTCAATAAAGTATAGTATATTTACAAATCACAAACACTAAAGTAATATGAAAAAATTCATCGCTATGGCAATGTTAGCCTTAGTTGGAGTAGCTTGCTCAAACAATGAACAATCAGAAGAAGCACGTGCTGAACAATTTCAAAAAAACTTAAATAAGGAATTTAGTGATGCTAAGTCATCTCCACTTCCTAAAGATGCACTTAAAAAGTTTAAATCGTTAGACTACTTCCCTATCTCTGAAGACTTCGTCATTGAAGGAGCATTAGTAAGAACTCCTGATGAACAACCTTTTGAAATGCCAACTACAACGCACAGAAAACCTGTTTATGTAAAATATGGGGAGATAAACTTTTCATTAAACAATAAAAATTTCAAGCTTGATGTTTTTCAAGATGTAGCATTACGTGAAAAGAAAGAATATGCTAAACACTTATTTCTTCCTTTTACAGACTTAACTTCTGGAGTTACATCTTACGGAGGCGGAAGATATATAGATTTACAAATACCTGAAGGGGACAAAATTATCATCAACTTTAATTTAGCATATAACCCATATTGTGTTTATAATCCTAAATTTTCTTGTCCTATTCCACCAGAACAGAACTTCATTGAAGCAGATATTAATGCGGGAGTAAAAGATTACAAATACGAATAAAAAAAAGCCGAGTTAATTAACTCGGCTTTTCTGTTTATAATAAATCTACTATTATTTTAATTTTTTAATTCCCATACTATACAAAGTGAACGCTTGTAGATCAACATTCTCTTGTATTTGTTGCGCTATCGACTTACCAGCACCATGACCAGCATTTGTTTCGATACGGATTAACATAGGGTTAGTTCCTTTGTTCTTCTCTTGTAACGTAGCAGCAAATTTAAAACTGTGTGCAGGTACAACTCTATCATCGTGATCTCCAGTAGTAACCATCGTTGCAGGATAAGCAATCTCTTTCACATTATGAAGAGGAGAATATCCTTTTAAATAATCAAACATTTCTTTGCTATCTTCAGATGTTCCATAGTCATACGCCCATCCAGCTCCAGCTGTAAATGTATGGTAACGCAACATATCTAACACTCCAACTGCAGGTAAAGCTACTTTCATTAAATCAGGACGTTGAGTCATTGTAGCTCCAACTAATAATCCTCCATTTGAACCTCCTTTAATAGCAAGGAAATCAGAAGAAGTATACTTATTATCAATTAAATACTGTCCAGCAGCAATAAAGTCATCAAATACATTTTGTTTCTGCATTTTAGTACCAGCTACGTGCCATTCTTTACCATATTCTCCTCCACCTCTTAAGTTAGGAACAGCATAAATACCTCCGTTTTCTAACCAAATAGCATTAGCAATACTGAAAGACGGCGTTAAGCTAATATTAAATCCACCATAAGCATAAAGCATTGTAGGATTCTTTCCATTTAACTCAATACCCTTCTTATGTGTAATAATCATCGGAACTTTAGTACCATCTTTAGAAGTATAGAATACTTGTTTAGACTCATACTGAGAAGAATCAAACTTAACTTTTGGTTGCTCGTAAACTTTAGAAGCCCCTTCTTTTGCATCAAAAGCATAAATAGTTCCAGGAGTAATATAATTTGTAAAAGAATAGTACAACGTAATATCCTCTTTTTTACCTCCAAAACCACTTACAGTTCCTATTCCAGGTAATTCTACCACTCTAACTTCTTTTCCTGTATAATCGTACTGCTTAACAACAGATACAGCATCTTGTAGATAGTTAGCAAAGATATATCCAGCACCTTTTGTTGGCGTTAAAACATTTTTTGTCTCTGGAATAAAGTCAACCCAATTTGCTTGAGCAGCATTATTAGCATCAACTGTTACAACACGCGTATTTGGTGCTTTATAATCTGTTGCTATAAACAACTTACCATCTTTACTATCTAAAACACCACTACTACTCTCAAAGTTATTAACAATGTTAATAATTGGGCTATTTGTTTTAGTTAAGTCTTGAATATACAATTCGTTTCCATAAGTAGAATTTGCAGCTGTAATAACTAAATATTTATTATCACCTGTAACATAACCACCTACATATCTTCTCTTTTTATCTTTTCCAAAAATTAGTGCGTCTTCTTTTTGTGCAGTACCTAATTTGTGGTAATACAACTTATGTTGGTCAGTCTTAGCAGACAATTCACTTCCTTCAGGCTTGTCATAACTTGAATAATAAAATCCTTCATTACCAAACCAAGAAACACCACTAAACTTTACATCAACAAGTGTATCTCCAATTACCTTTTTTGTTTCAGCATCTAAAACAATAATCTTTCTCCAATCACTTCCTCCTTCAGAAATTGCGTATGCAACTTTAGAACCATCTTCAGAAAAATCAACACTACCTAAAGAAGTTGTTCCATCTTTAGAAAACTTATTTGGATCTAAGAAAACCTCTTCCTTACCAGCCTCATCTTTTCTATATAAGATAGATTGATTTTGTAAACCATCATTTTTAAAGAAATAAGTATATTTTCCTTCTTTAAAAGGAGCACCTATTTTCTCGTAATTCCACGCTTCCTCCATTTGTTTTTTCAAATCATCTCGGAAAGGAATTTG contains these protein-coding regions:
- a CDS encoding acyl-CoA dehydrogenase family protein, whose translation is MRPDLFQAPDYYLLDDLLTEEHKLIRDTARAWVKKEVSPVIEDFAQRAEFPKHLVPGLAEIGGFGPYIPTEYGGAGLDQISYGLIMQEIERGDSGIRSTSSVQSSLVMYPIWKYGNEDQRNKYLPKLASGEFIGCFGLTEPDYGSNPGGMITNFKDMGDHYLLNGAKMWISNAPFADIAVVWAKNEEGRIHGLIVERGMEGFSTPETHNKWSLRASATGELIFDNVKVPKENLLPNKSGLGAPLGCLDSARYGIAWGAIGAAMDCYDTALRYSQERVQFDKPIGATQLQQKKLAEMITEITKAQLLTWRLGVLRNEGRATTAQISMAKRNNVAMALDIARDARQMLGGMGITGEYSIMRHMMNLESVVTYEGTHDIHLLITGMDVTGFPAFK
- a CDS encoding DUF3050 domain-containing protein, yielding MTIQEINAQIAEERNALLQHPLYGKIKTIPNLCAFMEGHVYAVWDFMSLLKALQQKLTCTTTPWFASEHPQTRYLINEIVLAEESDLAMDGSRLSHFEMYLDSMHAAKADTTAIEALITTLKKGMPITEAIDNTALDENIKEFLHFTFDVIERGQTHEIAAAFTFGREDLIPAMFTEILRGFQANFPETDLTKLVYYFERHIELDGDEHGPMAMQMIVELCGTDTQKWEDVVRVSKQALVKRYKLWNAIENAIQLQ
- a CDS encoding 3-ketoacyl-ACP reductase, with protein sequence MKNLQGKKAIITGGGRGLGKATAIAFAQEGIDVAITGRNEKTLQATVKEIEALGVKATYAVFDVTDKAKVKSEIAAVIERLGGVDILVNNAGISEFGKFTDMPAERWEEILLTNVMGVYNVTREVLPHLIDKNEGDIFNVASTAGLNGNATTSAYSASKFAVIGLSESLMKEVRKNNIRVCTLTPSTIASDMSIELGLTDGNPDHILQPEDFAELIVATLRLPRRAMVKTASLWTTNPQ
- the mtgA gene encoding monofunctional biosynthetic peptidoglycan transglycosylase gives rise to the protein MLRRLTRFIFKILLLFFGLSIFSVIFFRFVPIPFTPLMFIRVYEQVKDDKEIKLEHKWVSIDKISVNLQKAVIASEDGHFLKHNGFDFKAIEKAMKNNEKGKRIKGGSTISQQTAKNVFLWPGRSYIRKGFEAYFTVLIELLWSKERILEVYLNSIEMGNGVYGAQAAAKHWYKKDANKLTPTEAAGIAVILPNPRKYKATNSGPYITKRKQIITRYVNGFGPLNLKKVEKSTKK
- a CDS encoding Dps family protein, which produces MKTNIGITPEARQSITDILSQLLADEFVLFTKTRNAHYNVEGIDFHAMHLFFETQYDELEERIDAVAERIRHLGHYAPSSLKDYLRLTHLTEERDNEGNDSASWIKDLTKDHEAIIIFIRENIETIEELNDAGTADFLIGLMEEHEKAAWMLRAHIK
- a CDS encoding DUF1684 domain-containing protein, whose protein sequence is MKKFIAMAMLALVGVACSNNEQSEEARAEQFQKNLNKEFSDAKSSPLPKDALKKFKSLDYFPISEDFVIEGALVRTPDEQPFEMPTTTHRKPVYVKYGEINFSLNNKNFKLDVFQDVALREKKEYAKHLFLPFTDLTSGVTSYGGGRYIDLQIPEGDKIIINFNLAYNPYCVYNPKFSCPIPPEQNFIEADINAGVKDYKYE
- a CDS encoding prolyl oligopeptidase family serine peptidase, producing the protein MTLLVATIVISCKQGDSSTAEALKYPVTNKGEVVDTYFGVDVADPYRWLEDDRSEETAAWVKAENEVTYNYLAQIPFRDDLKKQMEEAWNYEKIGAPFKEGKYTYFFKNDGLQNQSILYRKDEAGKEEVFLDPNKFSKDGTTSLGSVDFSEDGSKVAYAISEGGSDWRKIIVLDAETKKVIGDTLVDVKFSGVSWFGNEGFYYSSYDKPEGSELSAKTDQHKLYYHKLGTAQKEDALIFGKDKKRRYVGGYVTGDNKYLVITAANSTYGNELYIQDLTKTNSPIINIVNNFESSSGVLDSKDGKLFIATDYKAPNTRVVTVDANNAAQANWVDFIPETKNVLTPTKGAGYIFANYLQDAVSVVKQYDYTGKEVRVVELPGIGTVSGFGGKKEDITLYYSFTNYITPGTIYAFDAKEGASKVYEQPKVKFDSSQYESKQVFYTSKDGTKVPMIITHKKGIELNGKNPTMLYAYGGFNISLTPSFSIANAIWLENGGIYAVPNLRGGGEYGKEWHVAGTKMQKQNVFDDFIAAGQYLIDNKYTSSDFLAIKGGSNGGLLVGATMTQRPDLMKVALPAVGVLDMLRYHTFTAGAGWAYDYGTSEDSKEMFDYLKGYSPLHNVKEIAYPATMVTTGDHDDRVVPAHSFKFAATLQEKNKGTNPMLIRIETNAGHGAGKSIAQQIQENVDLQAFTLYSMGIKKLK